Genomic DNA from Porites lutea chromosome 4, jaPorLute2.1, whole genome shotgun sequence:
ACCATCGAGTTGTGGATGCACGCGGAAGGTTGCTAAGCTCCAAGGAAGTGGAAGAGAGACTGCCGGTTATTTAGtgtttgaaaaccttgaccggttaccggctaTATAGCCACAGCTTTTTAAGTTTAATCACTTAAAATTATCTGCTAAGTTAGCTAATATAATGAtgtcaaaaagtaaaaactcaTTCTTACCTGAGAAGAGATCAAGAAGAAATAATATGCACAGACTTGGAAAAATGTTTAAACCTCAAACGCTGCTTACTCGATACGGATGACTTTTTCAACAGCTATCTCATCCTGTTATAGCGGTTTTCCAGTGACGTCATCAGATTTCTCAATGCCTTTTAAGTAAAATTACTTTACAACTTCCCATACGGATTTTTTGTTCTTACCAATAATACAACTGCATAGCGGAATTTTTCGTTGTCACAGTTCATTTATTAGCTAAAAGGTGGAAACTATCTGTTGTGCTGTAAAGTAAAATCACACCACGGCCTCCTGTTACTTCCTTGCAACCGTCTTCAAACGCAATCTTAATAAAGCTGGTGTGATTATTTTCCGTTACAGGAAAGTCTACACGAACTTAGATTATTGTACAATAAATCACATATATTGCGCAGTAAATCTTATTTATCAGAGGGAACGTCGTCAATACCACGACTACACGTGCTGATGCCAGCGATGGTGGTTTTAGTGCAACAGGGTAGTATTTTGTGTTCCATGCTTTTTCGTGAACCTCGCTTTCAGCATTATATTCACAGCATGTCCATAATAATCCAAATTGATGTTAATCACATTCATGTTTCTCTTAAGACGACTGTAACACCCGGGAGAAATTGGAAAACAAATATTTAGCGGTTAACGCTTGGCgtattatgggcaatgtgaAAAAGGTGAATCAATGACCTACCAAGTCAGCCCGATTTTTCTCTGCGGTCTTTACTTTAGACAGAAATATTGACTCTAGAAATCGTAACCTGGAAATTTGGTGCTACCGAACGGATTATTGTGCataaaagcggttttttgattttgctgtaaacaaaaacatattAAGACCTTCAGCTTGCATGATAGGAGAGTTTTCCGTTCAAGTGTTGTTTGCGGGGTATTTGTTCTTAATCACCCACTCCCTCCATCATAAGGAGGATTCTTTTTGGTGGTTTAGAGTTTAATTGCTCTTATTATAAGTATAAACtgaggcttcgcttttagtctTGGCTAAATCTAATAGTTTTACTTGTTTAAGCTCAGTATACGTTTGTCAAGCCCTAGTTTTGCTGAGTGTTATTTTCATGCTTTACATTTATTAGCAGAGCCCGAACTTAGAAAAATGAAGGATACGTGTTTACTTAAAGATGGACAAAGCACGTACTTTGAAAAGCAGGAACTAAAGTAATATTAAGAAACGGTCCTCTCGGATGTATGAGTCAAAAAGAGGAACATTGTAAGGGCAGCAAACCGTAACTTTTGACCGCACAAGTGAAGTAAATTCAAAGATGGACCCGAAATTCAGAATGTTATGTTTGTATTATGCATGTATTTAATCTTTTAAAATAGCTTTTTAGTTGATAATTCACCTGAACCTGTAGTTttaataaaattgcttttttttgttagcGATGAAACTAGTAGATTGCGAGATAAGCCAATATATACCAAATAATTCCACCAACAAAAATGATGAAACCGCAGGTGAAAGAGGCTATATTCAACCGTCTGGTAGTAGCTGAGAGTCTTCTTGCCCTTTCGTAATCTCCTGCGTCATATGCTTTGTCCACCTAGTGTAGTAAAACATTAAAAGTAGAACAGATATATCATACCAAGTAAAAACAACTTTTCAAATATGAAAATatttaatactaaatttgtgctgaaaaattaaaagactTTAAACGCATTCTAAACCATAATTTCATGCACCACGTTTCAATCGGACACCATTCaggaaatttcaaaactttgatttttgattattttaagtttaagaACTTAGCGATGCTGTATTAGACTTTAATAGTGAAATGCATGAAAAGCCCATAATTCAGCAAGGAGCATACACTACCAAACTCCGCGGTGGTTTCAATTTTAAACCCCAAATTTTGCCGTCTGTGGATGCCTGAACTTCTGAAGATGAAATTTTAATTAGCATCATGTGCTAAAGACAGTGTTGTGCTTGACTAAAAACATCCCAGGGCAGGTTTGCAAGAGTGACAAGAAAATTCTTCAGTTCCAAATGGAGGAAATATAGGTTTAAAAATGTCCTTggttaaaaatatcatttttaaagGTGCTGCTACACGTACGTATGTTGATGAAGTAAATGTTAAATATGCAAATTTgtcgttttctttcttcatttttgttgtttttttaattcatttctgttACTGCTGGCGGATGTCTTTTTGTTTGTTACAATGCAGTTTGTTGGAATTTTAACTCACAGTTGTTATTTCATACGATCTTGATCGAAAAATACTTGAATACTCCCACGTAATAACTGTGGGGGGAAGTTAGATGCCAATACCTCCATTTTATCCCATCAATTAATTGGCATCTAGAACGCCAGCAGCAGCCAGCATATTCAAAGGCTTTAATCCCCACTCCCCACCCCGTTGGATGACCAACGGGTTCAGACGAAACTCTGCAAGCGACGGAACGTGCGCCTACCTTATACTTTAAGCATGCATGATGGGAGTAAGATGCTGAttggactttttaaaaatatatataaaatcaAGATGCTATATTTAACAGTGTTCATACCATGCAACTAAAGACCATGGCGACTACACTGATAGGAAAACAACAGAATAGTAAGGTAACGCTGGTTAAATGCTCGTAATTCTGGGGACGAGGAGGTTGTATCTGGACAGGCtggtaaaataaaaagaagacaataaaaaaaacaggtCGAGAGTTGAATATCAGGAAGGTTGGCAATTTTCATGCTCAGGgtcgggttgttcaaagctgggttaagataacccagggctaatttgaattcagatttgaacgcttaaaattaaagtaaattcagtttaattccttttttttcgaCAAGTTGATGTTTGgatgcttttaaaaaaaacagagacAATTACCcgagaaaatgcatttcaacaaaagaaaaagaaacccgggataaaattaaacctggcggttaagcgctaatcagccttcaaacaactgggcccagtgGGTCATCGAGAGCCGGTTGGTGCTAACCtgcgtttctttttcttttatcaaaaAGTACTCCcgcggataattttctctattctttttagggTATCCAGttatcaaattgtaggcaaagagaattaaactcaatttgttttttaagctcttATATATcaaatgtcaaattttaaacttaCCCTGGATTATCTGAACCCAGATTCGAACAACCCGACCCAGGTGGTGATAAATATCTGATAaatttgtgatttattcatttaaaaaccATATCTCAATTTGTGATTGGTTTAATCCAtcattaaattaaaagctgacaaaatttgaaagtttatAATAATGTCATGTGTTCCAAGCTAAAAAAATAAACGACTGGAGTCACACACCTGAGAAGCAGTGTAGAGTTAGAGAGCGTGAAACTGGCTAAAAGATGTCACTAAGCCATGAAGAATTAAGTAATTAGGAAATTACGGAATTTATTACCATTTGGTCTAAATACTCACTTGCAAAGCTTCATCAATGGCATGTTGCTGTCCTTGGGCTGGTGAGTATGTTTGCAGTTGATATACCAGCTGTCCAAAGTCTGGATTTCTGGAAGGAGCTATGTATTCATAACTTTTCTCTTTAGTATCTTCTATACTTTTTAAAAGCAGGGTATAGATTTCATTACCCTATATCTGATGCCCAGGCCAAATGAAAATTAAGGGAGAAGTCTTTAAGAATGCTCTCTTGACAAATTTAGGTTCTGAAAGCTATTGTGGATTCAGTTTgctttcattttaaacttttttctctATTCAAATTTGACTGAAGGCACTGGGAGACTTTTATACCACCCATTAAATGAGATAGagtgcatttctttttttgtgatcTTGGATTCGTACTGCGTCAATCAATAGCAAAGTTACACAGTCTGAGAAATCTGAGTATTTGTTTTACCGAGCTTAATCCCGACAATGCTATACTTGTTCCCAGAcccttcatatttttcatttacAGTGTTAAAGGCCAATGACCTGTCCCTCCCTTACTCCAATCCGTTATCTTCATCAAATGTCGGAAAATCTTTACAATTTTGTCAGAGTTTCGCTAGATTTTTAGATGTTTAACATATTATTGTAACAGATTCAGCCAAGATCTTTGTTAACACAACTCCGCTAACTTGTTGATGGTTTTTAAATTTGGTACATTAGATATGAGCTTAAAGGTACCTTGGGCAATGTTTTCCCTTGAGCTCATAATTGTTAATTGCTGACGCTGAAAGaagattttaaaaacaagaaggaaTGAGTTGAGGTAAATGACTAAATGTTCTGTTACGAATTTTAGATTTGCCCAAGTGGATCAGCTTCTGATATTAGTGGACACTAGCAATTCTACATCATAAGTTTtacctcattctctcttggttttgAAAAATGGATTACCCTTCGACGCGAAGATGTGATGTAATTATGTTTCTTAACAACGAAACACTAAGCTAATTACATTTGACGGATATACAAAACAAGAGAATGTAATGAAGAGAAAGGTAAAGGCAAAGAGGCAAAAGCtaactgaaaataaatttaagCCTATGCTTACCTGAGAACGACTTTAAAGATCACTGGTATTAAGACTAGAATTCTCTGAAGCAGATTTAACAATCTCAATCATTTTTAGTTCTATTATCGTAATTGATTTTCACTGACTGAATCATACGAAAAGTGATTGACTAGCTGATAGTTTGTTTCAACTCaaatgtttattattttaaataagtATTTCATAATGGTATAACTAAAGTTCGTAAATGCTGAAGGAGTTTTAGTAGCTTTTTTTAATGATCTCATAAATATAATGCAATCTTTTCTTGTTAATGCTGGAACCCCGAAACCAGAAAATACTTGTTAATGAAACGTTGAATGAATGGGATGTGGAGCATTTATAGTCAAACAGTGATGACCCCgggattttctttttccttcctctttttgggCTTCAGCATGAGTAATCACAAATGAAAAACTAGCATGGTATGTCTTTTGTCACAAATTCTCTTTTGTAAAGTGCGttaaaaaggaagtgaaaacATTTGATGTACATCATACATGTTTTTAATAACTTCCATAAATGGCAGCGAAGGCGCATGAATGCAAAAATCGAAACAGAAAACGACAATTGGTGACAGTCTTGATCAGCAATGTCAGCCAACGTCAGAGGCGTTCGAAAGCCTCTCTCTTGACTTTGTACACTTCAATTATTGTCTAGCTTTACAGTTATTTTGGGTGTCCAACTactctttttttattaataattatatttcTTGAGTAGAAAGTTCACAGGTACTAAGTTGGAGAATTTCATTGTATGATCTGGAATTCATTAGTCTGGTTTCGTTTTTCTCCGCACATCATTTTATTAAACACTTATCAATAATTACAAACTGACGAATTTTATGAAGTAAAGCCAAGAGAATAATTTGCCCATTATTCTCGGATTGTAAAGCGGAATTTGCGGTAGTAACTCAATTAATTAAAAACTATTATCTTGTTCTTGTATCGCTTTCACACGCAAATAGACTATTAATGGGATGAAGATAAGACCAGATATGACCGAAAGTAAATTAAGCGATTTAGCagtttttgcgtttttctcCGCTTCTTCGTGATTTCCAGCATTGTATGCTCTATCCAcctagagaaaaagaaagaaaatcataCGAGCATAAATTATGTAATCATAAAAACATCATTCCCGGCACTGCAGACATTTCCAGTACCAGTTCATGTGAAACGGTCATTCACAGtttaaggcccggttcagatgcTGAACTTTACCGAACctaatagacctttgtcacgccGTGGTCATTTTGTCCCAGGAGattaaaaaaacattgtttttgcgGTCAGCATTAGATCCCATCGGCCGTAGCCTCTTTCTCCCTTACTTCACGAAGTTTATACAAGGTAgaactgttttctgcttttatacAGCtctttcgagaaaggttgtcggaaaaaatgtgcacgcgacaatcccgaaaggtaatatgggatacgATCAATTCACTcagttcctgacactgtagctgtcaaaactacttttgtcactttcctttagcactcgcaaacatacgtctaTAAGTCTCTCGTGCCATTCTCTCAAATGTCTTTGCAGAACAAAGATAACTATAGATATTTTACCTACTACTGTATATAGTTTTTACCTTTTATATTCTCCCCTAATTGGTGTCCCCAAATTAGTAAGGGATTCTTTTTTTCCCTGGCTAGACGgcttttgacactttaataaagtttctatctatctatctatctatctatctatctatctatctatctatctatctatctatctatctatctatctatctatcaaaACCACCGACaatacctttcaggattgtcgcgtgtactttttctgacaacctttctcaaaatagctgtatatatcACACTCGGGTGATATTTCAAGTAggaaatgttcatgaaagtgcaagtctattcaattttaaagaaagaaaattgttgGGAATAGCAATATACCGAGTATACCATGCTAACCACTAGACCACTGAGGATTTGATGGATGGAAGGGAAATAATTTAATTACGTATAGCATCAACCCCAAACCAAAAAAGAACTTAGCAAGTTGCgaaacagtgcttaaccctaatcagaaaaggcagtgcttaaccctattcagaaAAGGCGGTGCTTAAACCTAATCAGAAAAGGCAGTGCGTCACCCTAATCAGAAAAGGCAGTGCTTCACCCTAATCggtaaaggcagtgcttaactaCTACTACCACTTTAAGGAAAACTAtgttgtgtaaatttcatgaggtGTCCGAAGGGGCTAAGGTCGAAAGGATCTAATGTTAACCTGTTTTTGCACGGCTAGCCTCGCATTGAGAACGAGGAAAGCCGTGCAAATACAAAGCTCTTTTAATCTCTTGGGATGACCGCCGCGTGACAAGAGTCTATCCGTGGAAAGTGCGGCGCTGAATtaattaggaacgcctgtttcaatttggaacggcgcagccgttcttttcgcatagcctagactacgagtagtcccccatttttccttagggatagtagagcgagcgaaacgagagcgcgcgtgaaaatcaccccacgcgagaaaaggcgacacgtgGAGGGGAGAGAGAACGATTTTcgggaacggctttgattcagaggccgaacttttcatgtaccgaacctaatgcataaattattataacgtattttgttaGCAGTTTGACCTGGAAATTagcatttttcgccttttgaacTTAGCTCAACTGCAAAGGCgcctgaatcaattcagccagTCTAAACAATTTGAGTCGGCCTTTATTCGAATTtataggttcggctcatgaaaagtctggcgtctgaaccgggccagCTAATAGGCGCCGGCAACGAGGACGTTGGAACAGAAATAGGTTTATGTCTATCATGTGcttcacgcttttttgcacatttctttgccgt
This window encodes:
- the LOC140932778 gene encoding transmembrane protein 233-like yields the protein MSSRENIAQAPSRNPDFGQLVYQLQTYSPAQGQQHAIDEALQPVQIQPPRPQNYEHLTSVTLLFCCFPISVVAMVFSCMVDKAYDAGDYERARRLSATTRRLNIASFTCGFIIFVGGIIWYILAYLAIY